In the Halorubrum ruber genome, GGATGGTGTTCCTCCGCTACCGGGAACCGCGCGTCGCCCTGCCGATGATCGTCACCGCGCTGGCGGAGGTGTACGCCCTGCTCGGGTTCGCGGCGCTGCTCGGCTACCCGCTGGAGCTCGCGGTGATCGCGGGCTTCATCGCGGTCGTCGGGACCGGGGTCGACGACCTCGTCATCATCGCCGACCAGGTGATGAGCGAGGGCGACGTGAGCTCCCGGACGGTGTTCAACTCGCGGTTCCGGCAGGCGTTCTGGGTCATCGGCGCGGCCGCGGCCACGACCATCATCGCGATGTCGCCGCTGATGGTGCTGTCGCTCGGCGACCTCTCCGGGTTCGCCATCTTCACCGTCCTCGGCGTGCTGATCGGCGTGCTGATCACCCGCCCCGCCTACGGCGACATCCTGCGCCGCCTGCTGACGGTCAGGTGACCCGGCTCTGACCCCGCGGTCGCCTGTTCCCCGGCCATATGTGACGCTCGATCAGTTGTCTCGCGTCCGGCGCGCTCTTTTTCTCGTTCGTGATCCCGATAGGGGCGGCACTAGGGCTCTATCAGAAAACGGCAGATGATCCGACAAACTATTAGTTTAGACCAGTCAAAAAAGTCTATGCCCACCGACGCCGTCGAAGATTATCTCAAGGCGATCTATCGGATCGAGTCGCGGGCGGGGCCGCCCGTCTCGACCTCGCAGGTCGCGGAGGCGCTCGACAAGACCCCCGCGACCGTGACGAGCATGGTGGAGACGCTCTCCGACCGGGGGCTGCTCTCCCGCGAGAAGTACACAGGCGTCGAACTCACCCCCGCCGGGGAGGTCGCCGCGCTGGAGGTCGTGCGCCGGCACCGCCTCATCGAGGCGTTCCTCGCCGAGCAGCTGGACTACGAGGCGACCGAGGTGCACGACGAGGCCGACGCGCTCGAACACCACGTCAGCGAGGAGTTCACGCGACGCGTCGAGCGGGTCCTCGACTACCCCGCGGCCGACCCGCACGGCGACCCCATTCCCCCGGCGGACCTGTCGACGCCGGAGGACGCCGGGACCGCGCTCGTCGCAGCCTTGGCGCCCGGCGAACGGGGAACCGTCGCCCGCATCAGCGACCGCGACCCCGACGTGTTGGAGTTCCTCGTCGACGCGGGGATCACCCCGGGAACGACCGTCGAGGTCGTCGACGTGGCCTCGTTCGGGCTCGTCACCGTCCGGACGAGCGACGGGGACGAACACGGGCTGCCCGAGGCGGTCGCGGACCGCGTGTACGTCCGCCGCGCCGCGGAGTCGAGCGCCGCCGGAGACGGCCAGGAGGCAAGCGACGCATGACCGGCTACGTCGAAATCCTCGTCGTCGCGTTCGCCGCCCAGCTCGCGGTGCTCCCGGGCGAGAAGGTACAGCTGATGATCGCCGGGCTCGCGACGAAGTACGACCCGAAGATCGTCGTCGCCGCCGCGGGGTCCGCGTTCGCCGGGTGGACCGCCGTCGAGATCGCGTTCGGTCAGGCCCTCCAGTCGGCGCTCCCGCCGCTCGTGCTCAACGCCGTGACGGCGGTCCTGTTCTTCGTCTTCGCGGTGCTTCTGTACCGCTCCGCCCCGCCCCGCGGGACGAGCCCCGAGGCGGAGCGCACGGACGGCGGGATGGCCGCGTTCGACGACCTCTCGCTGCCGGGGCGGCTCGATCGGTACTCGGGGTCGCTCGGCGGCTTCCTGCCGATCTTCGCGCTCACCGCGACCGGCGAGTTCGGCGACAAGACCCAGCTGGTCACGATCGGCTTAGCGGTCCAGTACGGGGCGACCTCCGCCATCTGGTTCGGCGAGATGCTCGCGATCATCCCGGTGAGCCTCGCGAACGCGTACTTTTTCCACAAGTTCGCCGGGCGGGTCGACATGCGCCTCGCTCACCTCGGCTCCGCGCTGCTGTTCGCCTTCTTCGGCGCGGACACCGTGTTGGCGATCGCGACCGGCTTCTCGGTGTGGGAGGCGTTCGTCGGGGCGGTCGGCGGGCTCGTCGCAGGACTGTTCTGAGGGCGACCCTCCGTCGCCCTTTCGAATCGGCTCAGAACTCGTCGAGCGCGGACTGCTCGGCGGCCGCGAGAACGTCGTCGCAGGTCGCCCACGAACGGCGGGCGCAGTCGGGGAGGTCGCCCGTCTCGGCGACGTACTCGCGCAGGAACGACCGGGTCGCGGGGTCGCTCGGGTAGCCGCTCCCGAGGTCGTCGTACTCGGGGTACTCAGCGTTTATCGCAGCCATTCGCCGGTCGCGGCTCACCTTGGC is a window encoding:
- a CDS encoding metal-dependent transcriptional regulator; the encoded protein is MPTDAVEDYLKAIYRIESRAGPPVSTSQVAEALDKTPATVTSMVETLSDRGLLSREKYTGVELTPAGEVAALEVVRRHRLIEAFLAEQLDYEATEVHDEADALEHHVSEEFTRRVERVLDYPAADPHGDPIPPADLSTPEDAGTALVAALAPGERGTVARISDRDPDVLEFLVDAGITPGTTVEVVDVASFGLVTVRTSDGDEHGLPEAVADRVYVRRAAESSAAGDGQEASDA
- a CDS encoding TMEM165/GDT1 family protein — protein: MTGYVEILVVAFAAQLAVLPGEKVQLMIAGLATKYDPKIVVAAAGSAFAGWTAVEIAFGQALQSALPPLVLNAVTAVLFFVFAVLLYRSAPPRGTSPEAERTDGGMAAFDDLSLPGRLDRYSGSLGGFLPIFALTATGEFGDKTQLVTIGLAVQYGATSAIWFGEMLAIIPVSLANAYFFHKFAGRVDMRLAHLGSALLFAFFGADTVLAIATGFSVWEAFVGAVGGLVAGLF